The Verrucomicrobiia bacterium sequence CCGCACAATTCTCATTTTTCACCACTTTTTCGAGCGACAGTGCTAAATCAAGAAATAAACGTGGATCCGCATGTTCGTCGGTTCGAAAAGTATTCGCCTCAACTTCCATTCGTCCGGGAAGCCCGCCATTCCCCTCAAGGTGCGCCCCCGCGAAGCCGAACTGGGAGATCCTGCTTGCGGTGTGGATGTGGTGTGATGTATATGTGGCGCGTGAAAAAGGCGCTGAAGTATTCGAGCACGCCGCCGCCGCCGGATGTCCTGCGCGACGTTGTGGGACCGATCCCGGGAGGTGACGAGGCGGGGGGCATGGTTCGCACCCAGATTTACCTGACCCGGGCCGAGCACGGCTTCATTGCGGCCGAGGCGGCGCGCCGGGGCGAACCGATGGCGGCGGTGATCCGCGGCTTCATTGACGACAAGATGCGGCTGCCGGACGCCGCCTGGTCGGCCAATCCCATGCTGGAGCCCACGCCGCAGGATGCCGGACTGGAGCTGCCGGAGGACGCTGCGATCAACCATGACCACTATCTCTATGGCGCCCCCAGGAAGTATGTGAAGAAACGGGGGCAGTGGGTTGTGGCCGCACCGGAGGCGGGGCGCTGATGCACAGCCATCGGGTCTTTCTTGACTCGTCGTTTTGGATCGCGTTTCGCGATGCCCGCCAGACCCATCATGCCCGGGCGCGCGCATGCCTTGGGGAGTTGTTTCGGGAGCGGACCCACTTCGTGAGCACGCCCTTCGTGTTTGCGGAAACCCACGCGACCTTTGCCCGGTCTCAAGTGGTGCGGGAAATGATCATCGCCGATTTCTGGGAGAATCCGCTGCTGCACTTCGCGGAGATCACCGACGCCGACCACCGGGAGGCCATCCGGTTCCTCCGGCAGCATGCGGACAAGTCGTATCCCTTCTGTGACGCCATTTCCTTCGTGGTCATGAGGCGCCTGGGCGTGAAACGGGTTGCCGCCTTCGACGACCATTTTCGACAGGTCGGCGGATTCGAAGTCGTCGGGTGAACGGCGGTGCGGTGGTCCGCTGTTTCCGGGAGCGCACCACCGCTGGGCGCCCGTCATCGGTCAATGCATCTCGATGGCGCAGCGGCCGAGACCGCCGCGAAAATAATGGAAGCGCACGTCGGGATGATCGGCCAGCAGCGACATGGGCACCGCGCTGTCGGCCAGGCGCCGGGAAATCATGAGGGCGGTGAGACGCTGGCCGAGGGGATTGTCGTGGGTGCCGGCATGCCAGATGGACACCCGGTCGGCCTTCCAGGTCTCGACGGGGCCGACCGTGACCGCCTTTGTGGGGACCAGTGCGATATTGCCGCCGCCGCTGGTTCGGGCGTTCTGGGCAAGGGTCAACGGGTGCAGGTCCACCACCCGGGTTGCGAGTTTGCGGTATTCGGACGGCGGCGGCGGCTCGTGCTTCCAGCGTCCGCGACGGGGCAGGGGATCGTTGAACGCCCAGTGCTTGATGTCTCCCTGCCCACCCTGCATGACGGCACACCGGATGCCCGCGGACCAGGACTTGCGGTAGGCGGCGGTGTCGGACTTGGGGAAGTGAAGGTTGGCCTCGGGGGGGCGGAGGCGTCGCTCGATCCGGTTGAAACACAGCTCACGATCGGCCCGCTCGAAGCTCAGCGGATGGCTCACGGGAACCTCAAGACCCGTGGCGGCGTCCACCCACTCGTCCATGCCCCAGAAATGGGCGGCACCCAGATTGAGACCAAAGGCGTTTACCAGGCGGGCCACCAACGGAAGTTGCTCGGTGGGGCCGATCGGTCCGCAGATGCCGACCGGATTGTCCGGAGTGGCCTGACGCCAGGCCTCAATGTATTCAAGGGCCTCCGCCAGATAGAATTCCTCCAGCGTTTCGTACAGGTAGATCTGGAATCCCGGACGCGACAGCTTGGCCAGCTTCTCCGGCGTGAGCGTGGCCGCTTCGCGGATCAGGCCGGCGTCGAGGGTGGTGTAGTCCCACCAGGTTGGGGCGATGGTGCTGAGGTTGCGAGGCATGGGATCAGAGGGCCGGGGGTTGGAAACTGGAGGCCGGACGCTGGGGGCGGGGAGTGACGAATTCCTGAAGCGCGTTGGCGAGGGGATCGTCATCGTGGGCGCTGTAGCCGAGGTGCAGGCGACGGCGCCAGCCCTCGGCGTGCTCGAACCTGCCGGACAACCGGCCGACACGCCGGGAGAATTCCTCCATCGCCCCTAGGTGGCTGTCCATGCCTTGCGAGGCGTCCAGCCACGCCTTCTGGCTGCGATGACAATCCAAAGCCGCCCGTTTCGCCTCATGCACGCCGGCGGTGTCCACGAACAGGTCGGGCAGAACTGCCTCCCTCAGGGGCGTCACCAACCCGTGGGGCATTGCGTGGTAGATCGTGACGTCCTGTTCGACGTGGGTGTGACCCGGCTCGGTCCAGAAGTTGGGCATGCCGCGGGCAAAGGCCGCGGTGACCGCGAGGCGGCAGGTGACGATGTGGTCCTCCATGTAGTCCACCGGGGAATGCGTGAGCAGGATGCGGGGTTGGACGGACCGGATGATGCCGGCGGCGCGGCGGAGGTTTGGGACGGTGTAGAGGATCTCCAGATCGTCGCAGAACGGTGCATGCCAGGTGGCACCCAGCCGGGCGGAGGCCTCGCGGGCCTCCGCCTCGCGGGTGCGCCGGGTGTCCGCGGCGGAGAGCGTCAGACTCCCCAGGTTGCCGGAGGACAGGTTGCAATAGTGAAGATCCCAGCCGGCGGCCTGGAGGCGGAGCAGGGTGCCGGCGAACAGGAACTCAATGTCGTCGGGATGCGCGGCGAGGGCGAGGACGGCGGGCATGCGGCTCAGGGGAGCTGGGGTCATCCGATCCGGACCGGTCTGCCGGTCGCCGCGGACTCGTCGGCGGCGAAGAGGATCTCGTGCGTCTTCAGCGCGTCCCGGAAGCTCGTCAGGGGCATCTCCTCGCCCCGCTCGATGGCGGCGAAGAACGCGGTGAACTGCGTCTGATACGGATGATCGCTCACGTCGCCCGAATCGAGCATCTTCATGGACAGCTCGCTCCATTGGTGGCGGTGGGTGGCGAGCTTGTTCGAGTGGAACTTCCGGTCGAGCAGGCTGCCTTCGCTGCCCACCAGGTGGGTGTGGAAATAGTACGGTTGCAGGCAATCCACGATCGCGGCGCACTTGCCCACCTGGCCCCCCTTGAACTTGAGGAGGCTGACGCTGGTGGTGGGGTATTCGTAGGCCTCAAAGATCGGGCTGCGGGATCGGGTGTCGTAGCTGGTCACCTCGGCGACGTCCGTACCCAGACAAAGCAGCAGCGCGTCCAGGGCGTGGCATCCGGCAGTCAGGAGCGCGCTGCCGCCGGCATCCTTGCGCGTGTTCCAGCGGAACTGTCCGTACCACGGTCCGATGCCGTGGTAGTAGTCCACCTCCCCGTAGTGCAGGGCCCCGAGCAACCCCTGGTCCAGGACCGCCCTGGTGACCAGGAACTGGCTGGACCAACGACACTCGAAGCAGACGCAGCTTTTGACGCCTGCATCGCGAATGGCGCGATCCATGGTGAGGCAATCCGCCCAGGAGAGCGCCAGTGGCTTCTCGATGATCACGTGCTTCCCCGCCTGCGCCGCCGCCACCGTGTGGCGGGCGTGTTCCTGCGGGTAGCTGCAGATGCTCACCACGTCGAGCGAGGCATCGGAAAGCATCTGATCGAGGTCGTCGTAGCCCCGGATCGGGCTGCCGTAGCGTGCGGACAGCGCGGCATCATCGAGGGGGCGGGACGAATGGATGGCGGTCACCCGGGCCCGGCCGGTGGCGTTGATGGCCGGGATGTGCGCGCTGGCGACCCATCCGTGACCGATGACGCCGACATTGAGGGGTTTCATGAAGGGGACGGGTGCGTGAGGTGTGCGGAAAGCCGTGTGACGGACCGGTCACCGCTGCAGGCCGCATTCCCAGAGGAACCACGCGGGCTGAAAGGGGCCGAGCGGCGCGCGCAGGCACTCCAGTTCCGCGGCAGGGCCATGGAGTTCGAGGCGGATCAAGTCCGAGACGCCCAGCAGTTGCTGGAGCAGTTCACCCACGTTCTCCAGATGGGCCAAGGCAGCAGCGCCGCTCACATAGCCCTCGCGGCAGAAAACCACGTCGTCCTGCAGGGTGAACTCGTAGTAGCGGCACCCGGATTCCGATGCGGTGCGCTGGACAAACGCCGGCAGAAGCGCGCGCACGGCGTCCCGTTTGCCGGGATGGGCCTTGAAGTAGGGGTGAATGGTGACCAGCGCCGTGGAATTCATGATGCGGCGGGAGGATTCCAGAGATCGGCCCCCGGGTGCAACGTCGCGGCGTGTTTGAGGGCGGGCGACGGCGAGTGCGGGAAGCGCCACCACCCCGGCATTTCCCCCAATCCCAGCAACGACTCCACGCGGCTGGCGCGGAAGTTTCGGACGTGCAGGAGCCCGCCCCTACCCATTGGTAGGGGCGCGTTCCATCCGCGACCCTGATCAGATCCGGCGTGCCCGTGGGCGAGCGACTGGGAACGCGGGAAGTACCGCCGCCCCGGTGCTTCCCCCGATCCCCGCGGCGACTTCGCGCGGCTGGCGGCGGAAGTATGGGACGTGCGGGAGCCCATCCCTACCCATCGGGATCAGGTCCGCCGTGCCCGTGGCTAGTCCTTGGGGTCAGGTCAGGTCACGGCGCGGATCTGCCGGAAGATGCTGGCGCGACGGGCGCGGCTGATGGTCAGTTGGCAGCCGTCCCGGAGCCGCACGATCCAGTCTCCGTGCGACTTGGATTCCAGCGTGGCGATGTAGTCCACATTGATCAGGGAGGAACGGTTGACCCTCACGAAGCGCCCTGGCGGCAGCCGTGAGGCAAGGGCCGACAGCCCTTCGCGCACCGTCAGGGTCCGGTGGGTCGTGACGAGGTGGCAATGGTTGTTGGCTGCCGCGGCCCTCACCACCGAGTCGAGGTCCACCAGGGTGAGGGAGGTTCCCGTCTTGACCGTGATGCGTCCGCCGGCGCCTCCAGCGGACGCCGGGGGGCCGATCCGGGCGGCAAGATGGGTCCGGGCCGCACGGAGCGCTTCACCGAGCGAGGCGGGCGAGACGGGTTTGCGCAGCCAGCCGGCGGTGCCGTTGCGATATCCGTCCGGACGACGGTCGCGCTCGTGGGCCACGAAGATGAACAGCGGCAGCCTTCGGGTGCCAAGGCCGGCGAGCAGATCCACAGCGCTGAGTCTCGGGAGGTGGCTGTCGAGGATGGCGATGTCCGGGCGTCGCTCGCGCAGCAGCTGGATCGTCTGGGGACCGTCGGAAGCCTCCCCAACGAGTGAGATCCCGGGCTGCTGCCGGAGCAGATCACGGAGCGAGGTCCGGAATCCGGGTTCATCATCGGCGAGCACAAGGGAGAGGGAGGCGGGCTCCATGGAGCAGGGTGACTTCGATGGCGTTTTCGACAAACGGAGATCGGGTGGGGACACACACCGGCGCGTGACCAGACCGGTTCACCGGCTGCCGGTTACAAATGAAACGCCGGTGCCGGACGCGGGACCGTGGAATGACTGGAAACCGATGGGAACCCATCTTCCGGGACGATCAGAACTTGCTGCGGGGCGGATCCCGGGGAAGCTCGCCGCATGAGCATGACCGTGGGTGTTCCCCGCGAGATCAAGGAGCAGGAGCATCGTGTCGGCCTGCTGCCTTCGGCGGCGTACCAGTTGATCCGGCGCGGGCACCGTGTCGTGGTGGAACGTGGCGCCGGGGTGGGCGCGGGATATCCCGACTCCGATTACGAGGCGGCTGGAGCCCGGTTGGTGGAGGATCATGCCATGGTGTTTGGCGATGCAGACCTCGTGGTGAAGGTGAAGGAGCCCCTGCCGGGGGAGTACGGGTTCCTCAGGCCAGGACAAATCCTCCTCACCTATCTCCACCTGGCGGCGCAGCGGGGGCTCACCGAGGCGCTGCGGGCCTCGGGGGCCACCTGCCTCGCCTACGAAACGGTCGAGGTCAACCACCGGCTTCCGCTGTTGGAGCCGATGAGCGAGATCGCCGGCCGGATGTCGGTGCTCGTCGGCGGCTACTTCCTCGCAAAGCATTTTGGCGGCAGCGGGACCCTGTTGGGCGGGGTGCCGGGCGTGCTGCCGGGGCGGGTGGTGGTCCTCGGGGGCGGTGTCGCCGGCGTGAATGCCGCCCGCATGGCCCAGGGGCTTGGCGCCGATGTCACGATCCTCGAAGTGGACATCGAGCGGATGCGCTTCCTCGATATCACGCTGCACACGGCCCATACGCTGTATTCCAGCGAGGCGCACCTGATGGAATTGCTGCCCGAGGTGGACCTCCTGATTGGCGCGGTGCTCGTTCCGGGTGCCCGTGCCCCGAAGCTGATCCACCGTGACATGTTGCGCCGGATGCGTCCGGGCAGCGTGCTGGTGGACATTGCGATTGATCAGGGCGGGTGTTCGGAGACCTCCCGACCCACAACCCATCATGATCCGGTGTACGTGGAGGAAGGGGTGACCCACTACGGTGTCGCCAACATGCCGGGCGCCTACGCACGCACGGCAACGCAGGCGTTGACCAATGCGACGTACCGGTACGTGGAGCTGCTGGCGGACCTGGGATTGGTCGAGGCCTGTCGCCGGGTGCCCGCCCTGCTCGGCGGCATCAACATCCTGCGCGGGGAGGTCACCGTCCGGCCCGTGGCTGAGGCCCACGGGATGACCTGGCGGGATCCGCTGGCCCTTCTGGAGTCCAATGACGCGGCATGAGCGCCGGCCGGCCGGGATCAAATCGTCCAGCCCGTTCGATCGTCCTGCCGCACGAAGCCTTGGGCGGCGGGATCATTCACCACCCGCATTGCGGCGCGATCCCAGGTGATCGGCCGCCCGGCCCGGATGGCCACGTTGCCAAGGAGCACGATCTCGGTCATCGGCCCGGCGACCTCGAATCCTGAGAGTGTCGGAGGCCCCCCCTTGCAGGCTTGAATCCACTCCTCGTAGTGGCAGCGGTCCCAGTCGGAGCATTTGGGCAGGGTTCCGGGCACGTCCTTGAAATCGGCCGCGGTGCGCCCTGAGCGGAACCTGGCGCCACCGTTGTAGTTGGTGAGCATCACGTCGCGGCTTCCGACAAAGATCACCCCGTTGTCGCCGTAGGGTTCCGACGGGAACAGTGCCGCCGGCGGCAGCTTGCCGCCGTCATACCACCAGAGCGTGTAGGCGGGGCGCGCACCCTCCTCTGGAATATCCCAGCGCACCACGGACCACAGGGGACCGGCCACCGCGGTCGCGCCTTCACTCCAGGCCTCGACGCGGGTGGCATCCCGGATGCCGAGGGCCATGTCAGGATGGTTGAACAGATGGCATCCCATGTCCCCGAGCGCCCCCGTCCCGAAGTCCCAGAACCCGCGCCACGCAAACGGCACGTACGCGGGGCTGTAGGGCCGCGGTTGGGCGACGCCGAGCCACAGGTCCCAATCGAGCGTGGACGGCACTGCAGGCGTGTGGGCCGGCATGCCGACTCCCTGGGGCCACCACCGGCCAGGCCGGTCGGTCCAGCAATGGACTTCATGAACCGTCCCCAAAACTCCAGCCTGCACC is a genomic window containing:
- a CDS encoding type II toxin-antitoxin system VapC family toxin, coding for MHSHRVFLDSSFWIAFRDARQTHHARARACLGELFRERTHFVSTPFVFAETHATFARSQVVREMIIADFWENPLLHFAEITDADHREAIRFLRQHADKSYPFCDAISFVVMRRLGVKRVAAFDDHFRQVGGFEVVG
- a CDS encoding glucosamine-6-phosphate isomerase produces the protein MPRNLSTIAPTWWDYTTLDAGLIREAATLTPEKLAKLSRPGFQIYLYETLEEFYLAEALEYIEAWRQATPDNPVGICGPIGPTEQLPLVARLVNAFGLNLGAAHFWGMDEWVDAATGLEVPVSHPLSFERADRELCFNRIERRLRPPEANLHFPKSDTAAYRKSWSAGIRCAVMQGGQGDIKHWAFNDPLPRRGRWKHEPPPPSEYRKLATRVVDLHPLTLAQNARTSGGGNIALVPTKAVTVGPVETWKADRVSIWHAGTHDNPLGQRLTALMISRRLADSAVPMSLLADHPDVRFHYFRGGLGRCAIEMH
- a CDS encoding PIG-L family deacetylase, producing MPAVLALAAHPDDIEFLFAGTLLRLQAAGWDLHYCNLSSGNLGSLTLSAADTRRTREAEAREASARLGATWHAPFCDDLEILYTVPNLRRAAGIIRSVQPRILLTHSPVDYMEDHIVTCRLAVTAAFARGMPNFWTEPGHTHVEQDVTIYHAMPHGLVTPLREAVLPDLFVDTAGVHEAKRAALDCHRSQKAWLDASQGMDSHLGAMEEFSRRVGRLSGRFEHAEGWRRRLHLGYSAHDDDPLANALQEFVTPRPQRPASSFQPPAL
- a CDS encoding Gfo/Idh/MocA family oxidoreductase, which gives rise to MKPLNVGVIGHGWVASAHIPAINATGRARVTAIHSSRPLDDAALSARYGSPIRGYDDLDQMLSDASLDVVSICSYPQEHARHTVAAAQAGKHVIIEKPLALSWADCLTMDRAIRDAGVKSCVCFECRWSSQFLVTRAVLDQGLLGALHYGEVDYYHGIGPWYGQFRWNTRKDAGGSALLTAGCHALDALLLCLGTDVAEVTSYDTRSRSPIFEAYEYPTTSVSLLKFKGGQVGKCAAIVDCLQPYYFHTHLVGSEGSLLDRKFHSNKLATHRHQWSELSMKMLDSGDVSDHPYQTQFTAFFAAIERGEEMPLTSFRDALKTHEILFAADESAATGRPVRIG
- a CDS encoding antibiotic biosynthesis monooxygenase, translated to MNSTALVTIHPYFKAHPGKRDAVRALLPAFVQRTASESGCRYYEFTLQDDVVFCREGYVSGAAALAHLENVGELLQQLLGVSDLIRLELHGPAAELECLRAPLGPFQPAWFLWECGLQR
- a CDS encoding response regulator transcription factor produces the protein MEPASLSLVLADDEPGFRTSLRDLLRQQPGISLVGEASDGPQTIQLLRERRPDIAILDSHLPRLSAVDLLAGLGTRRLPLFIFVAHERDRRPDGYRNGTAGWLRKPVSPASLGEALRAARTHLAARIGPPASAGGAGGRITVKTGTSLTLVDLDSVVRAAAANNHCHLVTTHRTLTVREGLSALASRLPPGRFVRVNRSSLINVDYIATLESKSHGDWIVRLRDGCQLTISRARRASIFRQIRAVT
- the ald gene encoding alanine dehydrogenase — protein: MTVGVPREIKEQEHRVGLLPSAAYQLIRRGHRVVVERGAGVGAGYPDSDYEAAGARLVEDHAMVFGDADLVVKVKEPLPGEYGFLRPGQILLTYLHLAAQRGLTEALRASGATCLAYETVEVNHRLPLLEPMSEIAGRMSVLVGGYFLAKHFGGSGTLLGGVPGVLPGRVVVLGGGVAGVNAARMAQGLGADVTILEVDIERMRFLDITLHTAHTLYSSEAHLMELLPEVDLLIGAVLVPGARAPKLIHRDMLRRMRPGSVLVDIAIDQGGCSETSRPTTHHDPVYVEEGVTHYGVANMPGAYARTATQALTNATYRYVELLADLGLVEACRRVPALLGGINILRGEVTVRPVAEAHGMTWRDPLALLESNDAA
- a CDS encoding Gfo/Idh/MocA family oxidoreductase; the encoded protein is MKLPSPGQALPTASRRRFLRQTLTTAIAFPWVSRLPVLGANNRLNIAGIGAGGKGIADISGCDRENIVALCDVDDTRAAEAFTKFPKARRFRDFRTLFDSMGRGVDAVTVSTPDHMHFLPSMWAIERGMGVYCQKPLTHTIEEARRLTLAAKKRGVATQMGNQGRSHPEVRREVEWVQAGVLGTVHEVHCWTDRPGRWWPQGVGMPAHTPAVPSTLDWDLWLGVAQPRPYSPAYVPFAWRGFWDFGTGALGDMGCHLFNHPDMALGIRDATRVEAWSEGATAVAGPLWSVVRWDIPEEGARPAYTLWWYDGGKLPPAALFPSEPYGDNGVIFVGSRDVMLTNYNGGARFRSGRTAADFKDVPGTLPKCSDWDRCHYEEWIQACKGGPPTLSGFEVAGPMTEIVLLGNVAIRAGRPITWDRAAMRVVNDPAAQGFVRQDDRTGWTI